A part of Thermotoga petrophila RKU-1 genomic DNA contains:
- the argF gene encoding ornithine carbamoyltransferase, which translates to MSVNMKGRSLLTLLDFSSEEIRYLLDISKQVKMESRSRLRTERFKGMTLAMIFEKRSTRTRLAFETAFAEEGGHAIFLSPNDIHLGTKESLEDTARVLGRMVDAIMFRGYKQETVEKLAEYSGVPVYNGLTDDFHPTQALADLMTIEENFGRLKGVKVVFMGDTRNNVATSLMIACAKMGMNFVACGPEELKPRPDIFERCQEIARETSASVSFTSNLEEALAGADVVYTDVWASMGEEDKEKERISLLKPYQVNKRVMEMTGKPETIFMHCLPAVKGQEVTYEVIEGKQSRVWDEAENRKHTIKAVMIATLL; encoded by the coding sequence GTGTCTGTGAACATGAAAGGGAGATCTCTTCTCACTCTTCTTGATTTTTCTTCTGAAGAGATCAGATACCTGCTCGATATCTCAAAGCAGGTGAAGATGGAGAGCAGGTCCAGACTGAGAACCGAAAGGTTCAAAGGGATGACACTCGCCATGATCTTCGAGAAGAGATCGACAAGAACGAGACTCGCCTTTGAAACCGCTTTTGCGGAAGAAGGGGGACATGCGATCTTTCTCTCACCGAACGACATACACCTTGGAACGAAAGAATCACTCGAGGATACCGCGCGCGTTCTTGGAAGAATGGTGGACGCCATCATGTTCAGGGGCTACAAACAGGAAACTGTGGAAAAGCTGGCTGAGTACTCCGGTGTTCCCGTGTACAACGGACTCACCGACGACTTTCACCCGACACAGGCGCTCGCCGACCTGATGACCATAGAGGAGAATTTCGGCAGATTGAAGGGTGTAAAGGTTGTTTTCATGGGGGACACCAGAAACAACGTTGCGACCTCCCTCATGATCGCCTGTGCGAAGATGGGCATGAATTTTGTAGCGTGTGGTCCCGAAGAACTCAAGCCCAGACCTGACATATTCGAAAGGTGTCAGGAGATAGCGAGGGAAACCAGTGCAAGCGTTTCTTTCACATCAAATTTGGAAGAGGCACTCGCAGGTGCCGATGTCGTTTACACGGACGTGTGGGCATCCATGGGGGAAGAAGACAAAGAAAAGGAGAGAATATCCCTTTTGAAGCCTTATCAGGTGAATAAAAGAGTGATGGAGATGACAGGTAAACCAGAAACGATCTTCATGCATTGTCTTCCGGCGGTGAAAGGTCAGGAAGTCACCTACGAAGTGATCGAAGGAAAACAGAGCAGGGTCTGGGACGAGGCGGAGAACAGAAAGCACACCATAAAGGCAGTTATGATAGCAACGCTGTTGTGA
- a CDS encoding adenylosuccinate synthase, whose amino-acid sequence MNRVVVGLQWGDEGKGKVVTYLSRYHDIVARFSGGANAGHTVNYGDFKVIHHLLPSADFTKNKGIAIGSGVLLDPQVLTEELRELKEKFPDYSGEIFISESAHVVLPVHKEMDRIIDEVLKIGTTKRGIGPACADRVMRVNVRVAELGNEEKLRYFLEKNLSLKKIYGVDFDTEKMMEDLSAFYETIKDFVVSPIQLKKILEKKSVLFEGTQGVLLDLDVGTYPYVTSMNCSSSGVSAGMGFPMEVDEVLGVFKAYTTRVGEGPFPTELTGEEGEKLRKAGHEYGSTTGRPRRCGWLDLPLLRYAIEIAGVDSLIMTKADVLNGFEKIKVCVRYSDGRDLASLRDLEKKEPIYEIFDGWKSLEDKNFERFVDFIERETGRPVKYISTGEKLEDIVEV is encoded by the coding sequence ATGAACCGTGTTGTGGTTGGACTTCAATGGGGAGACGAAGGAAAAGGCAAGGTGGTAACTTATCTTTCCAGATACCACGATATCGTGGCGAGATTCTCAGGTGGAGCGAATGCCGGGCACACCGTGAATTACGGAGATTTCAAGGTGATACACCACCTCCTTCCCTCGGCCGACTTCACGAAAAACAAAGGAATCGCTATAGGAAGCGGAGTGCTTTTGGATCCTCAGGTGCTGACAGAAGAACTGAGGGAATTGAAAGAGAAATTTCCCGATTATTCGGGTGAAATCTTCATCTCCGAAAGTGCTCACGTAGTTCTTCCAGTGCACAAAGAAATGGACAGGATAATAGACGAAGTGTTGAAGATAGGCACCACAAAGAGAGGGATAGGTCCCGCCTGTGCCGACAGGGTTATGAGGGTGAACGTGAGAGTCGCGGAGCTCGGCAACGAAGAAAAACTCAGATATTTCCTCGAAAAGAACCTCTCTTTGAAGAAGATCTACGGGGTGGATTTCGACACAGAAAAAATGATGGAGGATCTTTCCGCCTTCTATGAGACGATAAAAGACTTCGTCGTATCACCGATCCAGTTGAAAAAGATCCTCGAAAAGAAGAGCGTTCTCTTCGAAGGAACACAGGGGGTCCTTCTGGACCTGGACGTGGGAACGTACCCGTATGTCACGAGTATGAACTGTTCCTCCTCGGGTGTGAGTGCGGGAATGGGCTTTCCTATGGAAGTAGATGAGGTTTTAGGCGTCTTCAAGGCGTACACAACACGAGTTGGAGAAGGTCCTTTCCCGACAGAACTCACAGGAGAAGAAGGAGAGAAGTTGAGAAAAGCGGGGCACGAATACGGTTCCACGACCGGTCGGCCAAGAAGATGCGGCTGGCTCGATCTGCCACTTCTCAGGTACGCCATTGAGATCGCCGGGGTCGATTCTCTGATCATGACCAAAGCAGATGTACTGAACGGTTTTGAAAAGATCAAGGTCTGTGTGCGCTACTCCGATGGGAGAGATCTCGCTTCACTCAGAGATCTGGAAAAGAAAGAACCCATCTACGAAATCTTCGATGGCTGGAAATCTCTGGAAGACAAGAACTTCGAGCGCTTTGTTGATTTCATAGAAAGAGAGACAGGAAGACCGGTAAAGTACATATCCACGGGTGAAAAACTCGAAGATATAGTGGAGGTGTGA
- the purB gene encoding adenylosuccinate lyase, whose product MVERYSLSPMKDLWTEEAKYRRWLEVELAVTKAYEELGMIPKGVTERIRNKAKIDVELFKKIEERTNHDVVAFVEGIGSMIGEDSRFFHYGLTSSDVLDTANSLALVEAGKILLESLREFCDVLWEVANRYKHTPTIGRTHGVHAEPTSFGLKVLGWYSEMKRNIQRLERAIEEVSYGKISGAVGNYANVPPEVEEKALSYLGLKPEPVSTQVVPRDRHAFYLSTLAIVAAGIERIAVEIRHLQRTEVLEVEEPFREGQRGSSAMPHKKNPITCERLTGLSRMMRAYVDPSLENIALWHERDISHSSVERYVFPDATQTLYYMIVTATNVVKNMKVNEERMKKNIDRTKGLVFSQRVLLKLIEKGLTRKEAYDIVQRNALKTWNSEKHFLEYLLEDEDVKKLVTKEELEELFDASYYLKHVDHIFERFEKE is encoded by the coding sequence ATGGTAGAAAGGTATTCGCTGTCACCGATGAAGGATCTCTGGACGGAGGAAGCGAAGTACAGAAGATGGCTGGAAGTGGAACTGGCAGTGACGAAGGCGTACGAAGAGCTGGGAATGATTCCGAAGGGAGTGACAGAGAGGATAAGGAACAAAGCTAAGATAGATGTGGAACTGTTCAAAAAGATAGAAGAGAGAACGAACCACGATGTGGTGGCGTTCGTCGAAGGAATCGGCTCGATGATAGGAGAAGACTCGAGATTCTTCCACTACGGTCTCACCTCTTCAGATGTTCTCGACACCGCAAATTCCCTCGCTCTCGTGGAAGCAGGGAAGATCCTGTTAGAATCCCTCAGGGAATTCTGTGACGTGCTCTGGGAAGTTGCAAATCGATACAAACACACTCCCACCATCGGAAGAACACATGGTGTCCACGCGGAACCCACTTCCTTTGGCTTGAAAGTCCTCGGGTGGTACTCCGAGATGAAAAGAAACATCCAGCGCCTCGAGAGGGCAATAGAGGAAGTTTCTTACGGTAAGATCAGCGGTGCCGTTGGGAACTACGCAAACGTACCACCGGAGGTGGAGGAGAAAGCGCTTTCGTACCTGGGTTTGAAACCTGAACCCGTCTCCACTCAGGTTGTTCCGAGAGACCGCCACGCCTTCTATCTGTCCACACTCGCGATCGTGGCGGCGGGGATAGAAAGAATCGCTGTAGAGATCAGACACCTCCAAAGAACGGAAGTGCTCGAGGTGGAAGAACCGTTCAGGGAAGGCCAGAGGGGTTCGAGTGCCATGCCCCACAAGAAGAATCCTATCACCTGCGAGCGACTCACGGGACTTTCCAGAATGATGAGGGCGTACGTCGATCCTTCCCTTGAAAACATCGCACTCTGGCACGAGAGGGACATTTCACACTCCTCCGTTGAAAGATACGTTTTTCCCGACGCTACGCAGACTCTTTACTACATGATCGTCACGGCCACAAACGTGGTGAAGAACATGAAGGTGAACGAAGAAAGAATGAAGAAGAACATAGATCGCACAAAAGGACTCGTGTTTTCCCAGAGAGTCCTGTTGAAACTCATAGAGAAAGGACTCACGAGGAAAGAGGCGTACGATATCGTCCAGAGAAACGCTCTGAAAACCTGGAACTCCGAAAAACACTTCCTCGAGTACCTCCTCGAGGATGAAGACGTTAAGAAACTGGTTACTAAGGAAGAACTCGAGGAACTCTTCGATGCCTCTTATTATCTGAAACACGTGGATCACATCTTCGAACGTTTTGAAAAGGAGTGA